A genomic window from Silene latifolia isolate original U9 population chromosome Y, ASM4854445v1, whole genome shotgun sequence includes:
- the LOC141628526 gene encoding uncharacterized protein LOC141628526 translates to MVLYLDYVKNLYKKFSSFDIDQIPRDLNTRADALASLGSNFSPAVFDKILIVHLLEPTIERPDQTCLIHKDTNSWTKPYYDWFLQGTLPNDKIEASALKIKASTYTIIINMLFKKSQAGPYLRCLEPHEAKQVIEDIHDGYCGNLKGGRSLASKVLRTCYFSPTLRAGCITYNSKCKACQIHSPFIHQPSELLHSISAP, encoded by the coding sequence atggTTCTCTATTTAGACTACGTCAAAAACCTTTACAAGAAatttagttcatttgacattgaccaaataccaagggacttgaATACTCGGGCTGATGCCTTAGCCAGTCTGGGGTCAAATttcagccctgctgtgtttgataaaATACTCATTGTCCACCTGTTAGAACCAACCATTGAAAGACCTGACCAAACTTGTCTTATCCATAAGGACAcaaattcttggaccaaaccatactatgattggttcctacAGGGGACACTCCCTAATGATAAGATTGAGGCAAGTGCCCTAAAGATCAAAGCCTCCACCTATACTATTATCATCAACATGTTGTTCAAAAAGTcacaggctggaccttacttGCGTTGCCTGGAACCTCATGAAGCTAAACAAGTCATAGAGGATATACacgatggatactgtggaaatctcaaaggtggcagaagcctggcTAGCAAAGTTCTAAGAACATGCTACTTTTCGCCAACCCTCAGAGCTGGCTGCATAACTTACAACTCCAAATGCAAAGCCTGCCAGATCCATTCTCCTTTcatccaccaaccatcagagctacttcACTCTATTTCAGCTCCCTGA